One window of the Cryptomeria japonica chromosome 7, Sugi_1.0, whole genome shotgun sequence genome contains the following:
- the LOC131062312 gene encoding protein ZINC INDUCED FACILITATOR-LIKE 1: protein MAGSGCSSNAQREPLLERPNGVYFEGCEACLLERRKDQHGSYPLKEFFFVGMVVLVNALPISSLFPFLYFMVRDFDIANKYEDIATYAGILGSSFMVGRFLFSVLWGVAADRYGRKPVIIIGAISIILFNTLFGLSVNYWMAITTRFLLGSFNGLIGTIKAYATEVSREEHHATGLSIVTTTWGIGLIIGPAIGGFLAQPVQKYPSIFLPDSVWGRFPYLLPCVVISFFAVPVLVLSFLLPETLHKHPHEEEEKCDLNGVGIDVEKEESQNDKACINGVGIDVEKEESQNDKACINGVGIDIEKEESQNDKACMKEKKGKMANLKSIINNWPVMSTIIINCIYSLHDIAYSEIFSLWAVSPKRQGGLGFTTSQVGAVLAISGFGLLIFQLTTFSPLAKLFGPIHVTRTSAILSIPLLSAYPFIALLGDKALWIIINCASLLKNILSVMTITGTFLLLNNAAARDQRAAANGLQMSGMSLFKAIGPAAAGILFSWGQRSQNTDFLPGFNRVCFILNIVVIIFVIMTFDPILPHSTNKPLADDGSDFMPEKQGHIKRENDSFS, encoded by the exons ATGGCCGGTTCTGGTTGTAGCAGTAATGCTCAGCGTGAGCCTCTGCTCGAAAGGCCCAATGGTGTCTACTTTGAAGGCTGCGAAGCATGCCTGTTAGAACGTAGAAAAGACCAACATGGAAGCTATCCGCTCAAAGAGTTTTTCTTTGTTGGGAtggttgttcttgtcaatg CTCttcccatttcttccttgtttccctTCCTCTATTTCATG GTTAGAGATTTTGACATAGCCAACAAATATGAAGACATAGCAACGTATGCTGGTATCCTGG GATCATCGTTCATGGTGGGACGTTTTCTGTTTTCTGTATTATGGGGAGTTGCCGCAGATCGATATGGCCGCAAGCCAGTTATCATCATTGGTGCCATCTCTAT AATCTTATTCAATACGTTGTTTGGGTTAAGTGTAAACTATTGGATGGCCATTACAACAAGATTTTTACTTGGATCTTTCAATGGATTGATTGGTACGATAAAA GCATATGCAACAGAAGTCTCAAGAGAAGAACATCATGCTACAGGCTTGTCAATT GTGACAACCACATGGGGAATTGGTTTGATTATTGGTCCAGCAATTGGAGGGTTTTTGGCACAG CCTGTACAAAAGTATCCTTCTATTTTCTTACCAGATTCAGTTTGGGGAAG ATTCCCATACCTTTTACCATGCGTCGTTATATCATTCTTTGCAGTGCCAGTTCTTGTGCTTTCATTTTTACTTCCG GAGACATTACATAAACATCCTCATGAGGAAGAGGAAAAATGTGACCTCAATGGAGTTGGCATTGATGTTGAGAAAGAAGAGTCACAAAATGATAAGGCATGCATCAATGGAGTTGGCATTGATGTTGAGAAAGAAGAGTCACAAAATGATAAGGCATGCATCAATGGAGTTGGCATTGATATTGAGAAAGAAGAGTCACAAAATGATAAGGCATGCatgaaagaaaagaaaggaaagatggCAAATTTGAAGTCAATCATAAACAACTGGCCAGTGATGTCAACAATCATAATAAACTGTATTTATTCTCTTCATGACATTGCATATTCAGAG ATATTTTCTCTTTGGGCTGTAAGTCCTAAAAGACAAGGAGGATTGGGTTTTACTACGAGTCAGGTTGGTGCAGTCCTTGCGATCTCTG GTTTTGGACTGTTAATATTCCAACTTACAACTTTCTCGCCATTGGCTAAGCTCTTTGGACCTATCCATGTAACTCGTACCTCAGCA ATTTTATCTATACCATTACTTTCAGCATACCCATTTATAGCTCTACTAGGGGATAAAGCCTTATGGATCATCATTAATTGTGCATCGTTACTGAAAAATATCTTATCT GTGATGACTATTACGGGAACTTTCCTCCTCCTAAACAATGCTGCG GCTCGAGATCAAAGAGCAGCAGCAAATGGGCTTCAGATGAGTGGAATGTCACTTTTTAAAGCAATAGGACCAGCAGCAGCCGGTATTCT TTTTTCATGGGGACAGAGGAGTCAAAATACAGATTTCCTTCCAG